Proteins found in one Quercus robur chromosome 2, dhQueRobu3.1, whole genome shotgun sequence genomic segment:
- the LOC126712882 gene encoding uncharacterized protein LOC126712882 isoform X5 — MVGCLCKMRQHSKASIGLFSQLAIKVEGYIYKYEAFCLGRVKDNQCYIMVSFSKPLEPCRLVLNHYDGTYTMKKVRIQNTEQLELVSEEIRVFSLFSHPNLLPLLDHAIISVKVSYVLYTVHPLTRLLISLSKHKMISNSLSIPAEVAKVHAELKSPFEEF, encoded by the exons ATGGTTGGTTGTCTTTGCAAAAT GAGGCAACATAGCAAGGCTTCTATTGGATTATTTTCTCAATTAGCAATAAAGGTGGAGGGATATATTTACAAGTATGAGGCTTTCTGCCTTGGCAGAGTCAAAGACAATCAATGTTACAT AATGGTTTCTTTTTCAAAGCCATTGGAACCATGCAGATTAGTCTTGAACCACT ATGATGGCACTTACACTATGAAAAAAGTTCGGATTCAGAATACTGAACAGTTGGAGTTGGTGAGTGAGGAGATCCGTGTTTTCTCACTATTCAGTCATCCCAATTTGCTTCCACTTCTTGATCATGCTATCATTTCTGTTAAG GTGTCCTACGTATTATATACTGTCCATCCACTCACAAGACTTCTCATCTCCTTATCAAAACACAAAATG atttccAATTCTCTCTCCATCCCTGCAGAAGTCGCCAAAGTACATGCAGAGTTGAAAAGTCCCTTTGAG gaATTTTGA
- the LOC126712882 gene encoding uncharacterized protein LOC126712882 isoform X2 — protein MVGCLCKMRQHSKASIGLFSQLAIKVEGYIYKYEAFCLGRVKDNQCYIMVSFSKPLEPCRLVLNHYDGTYTMKKVRIQNTEQLELVSEEIRVFSLFSHPNLLPLLDHAIISVKISNSLSIPAEVAKVHAELKSPFEVGFAFLFSPPSSLVCLVQIAFPPIMQKIKCLILTL, from the exons ATGGTTGGTTGTCTTTGCAAAAT GAGGCAACATAGCAAGGCTTCTATTGGATTATTTTCTCAATTAGCAATAAAGGTGGAGGGATATATTTACAAGTATGAGGCTTTCTGCCTTGGCAGAGTCAAAGACAATCAATGTTACAT AATGGTTTCTTTTTCAAAGCCATTGGAACCATGCAGATTAGTCTTGAACCACT ATGATGGCACTTACACTATGAAAAAAGTTCGGATTCAGAATACTGAACAGTTGGAGTTGGTGAGTGAGGAGATCCGTGTTTTCTCACTATTCAGTCATCCCAATTTGCTTCCACTTCTTGATCATGCTATCATTTCTGTTAAG atttccAATTCTCTCTCCATCCCTGCAGAAGTCGCCAAAGTACATGCAGAGTTGAAAAGTCCCTTTGAGGTGGGTTTTGCCTTTCTGTTTTCCCCTCCATCTTCATTGGTTTGTTTGGTACAAATTGCATTTCCTCCCATTATGCAGAAGATTAAATGTTTGATtttaacattataa
- the LOC126712882 gene encoding uncharacterized protein LOC126712882 isoform X9: MVGCLCKMRQHSKASIGLFSQLAIKVEGYIYKYEAFCLGRVKDNQCYIMVSFSKPLEPCRLVLNHYDGTYTMKKVRIQNTEQLELVSEEIRVFSLFSHPNLLPLLDHAIISVKISNSLSIPAEVAKVHAELKSPFEEF, translated from the exons ATGGTTGGTTGTCTTTGCAAAAT GAGGCAACATAGCAAGGCTTCTATTGGATTATTTTCTCAATTAGCAATAAAGGTGGAGGGATATATTTACAAGTATGAGGCTTTCTGCCTTGGCAGAGTCAAAGACAATCAATGTTACAT AATGGTTTCTTTTTCAAAGCCATTGGAACCATGCAGATTAGTCTTGAACCACT ATGATGGCACTTACACTATGAAAAAAGTTCGGATTCAGAATACTGAACAGTTGGAGTTGGTGAGTGAGGAGATCCGTGTTTTCTCACTATTCAGTCATCCCAATTTGCTTCCACTTCTTGATCATGCTATCATTTCTGTTAAG atttccAATTCTCTCTCCATCCCTGCAGAAGTCGCCAAAGTACATGCAGAGTTGAAAAGTCCCTTTGAG gaATTTTGA
- the LOC126712882 gene encoding uncharacterized protein LOC126712882 isoform X1, with translation MVGCLCKMRQHSKASIGLFSQLAIKVEGYIYKYEAFCLGRVKDNQCYIMVSFSKPLEPCRLVLNHYDGTYTMKKVRIQNTEQLELVSEEIRVFSLFSHPNLLPLLDHAIISVKVSYVLYTVHPLTRLLISLSKHKMISNSLSIPAEVAKVHAELKSPFEVGFAFLFSPPSSLVCLVQIAFPPIMQKIKCLILTL, from the exons ATGGTTGGTTGTCTTTGCAAAAT GAGGCAACATAGCAAGGCTTCTATTGGATTATTTTCTCAATTAGCAATAAAGGTGGAGGGATATATTTACAAGTATGAGGCTTTCTGCCTTGGCAGAGTCAAAGACAATCAATGTTACAT AATGGTTTCTTTTTCAAAGCCATTGGAACCATGCAGATTAGTCTTGAACCACT ATGATGGCACTTACACTATGAAAAAAGTTCGGATTCAGAATACTGAACAGTTGGAGTTGGTGAGTGAGGAGATCCGTGTTTTCTCACTATTCAGTCATCCCAATTTGCTTCCACTTCTTGATCATGCTATCATTTCTGTTAAG GTGTCCTACGTATTATATACTGTCCATCCACTCACAAGACTTCTCATCTCCTTATCAAAACACAAAATG atttccAATTCTCTCTCCATCCCTGCAGAAGTCGCCAAAGTACATGCAGAGTTGAAAAGTCCCTTTGAGGTGGGTTTTGCCTTTCTGTTTTCCCCTCCATCTTCATTGGTTTGTTTGGTACAAATTGCATTTCCTCCCATTATGCAGAAGATTAAATGTTTGATtttaacattataa
- the LOC126712882 gene encoding uncharacterized protein LOC126712882 isoform X10: protein MVGCLCKMRQHSKASIGLFSQLAIKVEGYIYKYEAFCLGRVKDNQCYIMVSFSKPLEPCRLVLNHYDGTYTMKKVRIQNTEQLELVSEEIRVFSLFSHPNLLPLLDHAIISVKISNSLSIPAEVAKVHAELKSPFEV from the exons ATGGTTGGTTGTCTTTGCAAAAT GAGGCAACATAGCAAGGCTTCTATTGGATTATTTTCTCAATTAGCAATAAAGGTGGAGGGATATATTTACAAGTATGAGGCTTTCTGCCTTGGCAGAGTCAAAGACAATCAATGTTACAT AATGGTTTCTTTTTCAAAGCCATTGGAACCATGCAGATTAGTCTTGAACCACT ATGATGGCACTTACACTATGAAAAAAGTTCGGATTCAGAATACTGAACAGTTGGAGTTGGTGAGTGAGGAGATCCGTGTTTTCTCACTATTCAGTCATCCCAATTTGCTTCCACTTCTTGATCATGCTATCATTTCTGTTAAG atttccAATTCTCTCTCCATCCCTGCAGAAGTCGCCAAAGTACATGCAGAGTTGAAAAGTCCCTTTGAG GTTTAA
- the LOC126712882 gene encoding uncharacterized protein LOC126712882 isoform X4, giving the protein MVGCLCKMRQHSKASIGLFSQLAIKVEGYIYKYEAFCLGRVKDNQCYIMVSFSKPLEPCRLVLNHYDGTYTMKKVRIQNTEQLELVSEEIRVFSLFSHPNLLPLLDHAIISVKVSYVLYTVHPLTRLLISLSKHKMISNSLSIPAEVAKVHAELKSPFENGED; this is encoded by the exons ATGGTTGGTTGTCTTTGCAAAAT GAGGCAACATAGCAAGGCTTCTATTGGATTATTTTCTCAATTAGCAATAAAGGTGGAGGGATATATTTACAAGTATGAGGCTTTCTGCCTTGGCAGAGTCAAAGACAATCAATGTTACAT AATGGTTTCTTTTTCAAAGCCATTGGAACCATGCAGATTAGTCTTGAACCACT ATGATGGCACTTACACTATGAAAAAAGTTCGGATTCAGAATACTGAACAGTTGGAGTTGGTGAGTGAGGAGATCCGTGTTTTCTCACTATTCAGTCATCCCAATTTGCTTCCACTTCTTGATCATGCTATCATTTCTGTTAAG GTGTCCTACGTATTATATACTGTCCATCCACTCACAAGACTTCTCATCTCCTTATCAAAACACAAAATG atttccAATTCTCTCTCCATCCCTGCAGAAGTCGCCAAAGTACATGCAGAGTTGAAAAGTCCCTTTGAG AATGGAGAAGATTAA
- the LOC126712882 gene encoding uncharacterized protein LOC126712882 isoform X6, translating to MVGCLCKMRQHSKASIGLFSQLAIKVEGYIYKYEAFCLGRVKDNQCYIMVSFSKPLEPCRLVLNHYDGTYTMKKVRIQNTEQLELVSEEIRVFSLFSHPNLLPLLDHAIISVKVSYVLYTVHPLTRLLISLSKHKMISNSLSIPAEVAKVHAELKSPFEV from the exons ATGGTTGGTTGTCTTTGCAAAAT GAGGCAACATAGCAAGGCTTCTATTGGATTATTTTCTCAATTAGCAATAAAGGTGGAGGGATATATTTACAAGTATGAGGCTTTCTGCCTTGGCAGAGTCAAAGACAATCAATGTTACAT AATGGTTTCTTTTTCAAAGCCATTGGAACCATGCAGATTAGTCTTGAACCACT ATGATGGCACTTACACTATGAAAAAAGTTCGGATTCAGAATACTGAACAGTTGGAGTTGGTGAGTGAGGAGATCCGTGTTTTCTCACTATTCAGTCATCCCAATTTGCTTCCACTTCTTGATCATGCTATCATTTCTGTTAAG GTGTCCTACGTATTATATACTGTCCATCCACTCACAAGACTTCTCATCTCCTTATCAAAACACAAAATG atttccAATTCTCTCTCCATCCCTGCAGAAGTCGCCAAAGTACATGCAGAGTTGAAAAGTCCCTTTGAG GTTTAA
- the LOC126712882 gene encoding uncharacterized protein LOC126712882 isoform X3 has protein sequence MVGCLCKMRQHSKASIGLFSQLAIKVEGYIYKYEAFCLGRVKDNQCYIMVSFSKPLEPCRLVLNHYDGTYTMKKVRIQNTEQLELVSEEIRVFSLFSHPNLLPLLDHAIISVKVSYVLYTVHPLTRLLISLSKHKMISNSLSIPAEVAKVHAELKSPFEMLNWICS, from the exons ATGGTTGGTTGTCTTTGCAAAAT GAGGCAACATAGCAAGGCTTCTATTGGATTATTTTCTCAATTAGCAATAAAGGTGGAGGGATATATTTACAAGTATGAGGCTTTCTGCCTTGGCAGAGTCAAAGACAATCAATGTTACAT AATGGTTTCTTTTTCAAAGCCATTGGAACCATGCAGATTAGTCTTGAACCACT ATGATGGCACTTACACTATGAAAAAAGTTCGGATTCAGAATACTGAACAGTTGGAGTTGGTGAGTGAGGAGATCCGTGTTTTCTCACTATTCAGTCATCCCAATTTGCTTCCACTTCTTGATCATGCTATCATTTCTGTTAAG GTGTCCTACGTATTATATACTGTCCATCCACTCACAAGACTTCTCATCTCCTTATCAAAACACAAAATG atttccAATTCTCTCTCCATCCCTGCAGAAGTCGCCAAAGTACATGCAGAGTTGAAAAGTCCCTTTGAG ATGTTGAATTGGATCTgtagttaa
- the LOC126712882 gene encoding uncharacterized protein LOC126712882 isoform X8 translates to MVGCLCKMRQHSKASIGLFSQLAIKVEGYIYKYEAFCLGRVKDNQCYIMVSFSKPLEPCRLVLNHYDGTYTMKKVRIQNTEQLELVSEEIRVFSLFSHPNLLPLLDHAIISVKISNSLSIPAEVAKVHAELKSPFENGED, encoded by the exons ATGGTTGGTTGTCTTTGCAAAAT GAGGCAACATAGCAAGGCTTCTATTGGATTATTTTCTCAATTAGCAATAAAGGTGGAGGGATATATTTACAAGTATGAGGCTTTCTGCCTTGGCAGAGTCAAAGACAATCAATGTTACAT AATGGTTTCTTTTTCAAAGCCATTGGAACCATGCAGATTAGTCTTGAACCACT ATGATGGCACTTACACTATGAAAAAAGTTCGGATTCAGAATACTGAACAGTTGGAGTTGGTGAGTGAGGAGATCCGTGTTTTCTCACTATTCAGTCATCCCAATTTGCTTCCACTTCTTGATCATGCTATCATTTCTGTTAAG atttccAATTCTCTCTCCATCCCTGCAGAAGTCGCCAAAGTACATGCAGAGTTGAAAAGTCCCTTTGAG AATGGAGAAGATTAA
- the LOC126712882 gene encoding uncharacterized protein LOC126712882 isoform X7: MVGCLCKMRQHSKASIGLFSQLAIKVEGYIYKYEAFCLGRVKDNQCYIMVSFSKPLEPCRLVLNHYDGTYTMKKVRIQNTEQLELVSEEIRVFSLFSHPNLLPLLDHAIISVKVSYVLYTVHPLTRLLISLSKHKMKSPKYMQS, from the exons ATGGTTGGTTGTCTTTGCAAAAT GAGGCAACATAGCAAGGCTTCTATTGGATTATTTTCTCAATTAGCAATAAAGGTGGAGGGATATATTTACAAGTATGAGGCTTTCTGCCTTGGCAGAGTCAAAGACAATCAATGTTACAT AATGGTTTCTTTTTCAAAGCCATTGGAACCATGCAGATTAGTCTTGAACCACT ATGATGGCACTTACACTATGAAAAAAGTTCGGATTCAGAATACTGAACAGTTGGAGTTGGTGAGTGAGGAGATCCGTGTTTTCTCACTATTCAGTCATCCCAATTTGCTTCCACTTCTTGATCATGCTATCATTTCTGTTAAG GTGTCCTACGTATTATATACTGTCCATCCACTCACAAGACTTCTCATCTCCTTATCAAAACACAAAATG AAGTCGCCAAAGTACATGCAGAGTTGA